ACCCTGAAAAAGAAAAGGCGTAAGGCTAAAAGTGCTTTTTCACTTTTAGCCTTACGCCTTTAAGCTGGATTTAACTTCACTCAAGAACCTGAAAAAAAGTCTCACCCTCTCTCATCATTCCTAACTCATCCCGTGCTCTTTCTTCCAAGGCTTCCTGTCCTTGTCTTAAGTCTACCACTTCAGCATAAAGCGCTTCATTACGCTCCCTTTTTTCTTCTACCTCTTCATTGAGGTCATCGAGTCGCTGCTGAAGTGTTGCTATCTCCTCAATACCTCCATCGCCATACCATAAGCGGTATTGAAGCAAGGCAATAAACAGAATAATAATTGACAGGAGAATTTTCATAATTTCAAAATTGAAAGGCATAAGGCTAAAAGGTATAACATGTTTTTCTCGCCTTATGCCGGACATTTTAAGACTTAGAATTTTTAAAGCATTTTGAATGCACTACGTCCTGCGTATCTGGCCAAACTACCTAATTCTTCTTCAATTTTCATCAAACGATTGTATTTGGCAACACGGTCAGAACGGCTTAACGAACCGGTTTTAATTTGACCGGTTCCCGTTGCTACCGCTAAATCTGCAATAGTGACGTCTTCAGTTTCACCTGAACGATGCGACATAACTGCTGTATAAGACGCTTTATGAGCCATATCAATAGCCGCGAAAGTTTCAGTCAAAGTACC
Above is a window of Methylobacter sp. S3L5C DNA encoding:
- a CDS encoding septum formation initiator family protein, which translates into the protein MKILLSIIILFIALLQYRLWYGDGGIEEIATLQQRLDDLNEEVEEKRERNEALYAEVVDLRQGQEALEERARDELGMMREGETFFQVLE